CTTTAAAGTTCAAGTGGTTGATAATGTTAAAAAAGATTGGaagattttaatttgaaacttaATTCACACCAAAACAAAATAGGAGGGCTTCAACTGGTTACCTTTTTAAAGACTTCTTgataatatataaacaaaaaaaaatgtgtataagtCCATACAGGGAGTGTGATTTTAACTCCACATAGAAAGGCACAAGCACAAGGTACAGCATAAAACctaaaaattcaaaaacatcAATTCAAGATACAAACACCTACCTGTTGATCCTCTGATAACTGGTTTTCTGCCTGCCTCCAGGGCATATTGTTTCCCAGCTTGTCCGGCGACATTTCTTGCTATACATCGGTACACTCCTTTATCAGCTGGAGCTGGTTGTGAGATCTGTAGAGTTCCATTACCAAAATGATGTCTGAAGCGTTGTAGTCTAACACCGGGCAACAATATTGTCCCGTTTGGAAGAACCCATGAAAGCTCTGGGTTGGGCTTGCCACGAGCAGTGCACTCAAGGAGCATTTCTTTGCCGTCCTGCTTTATCGGTATGATTTCAATGTTGGGAACGGCAAAGATAGGTTTCTCAGCTATAGATGCAACTTGTAGTTCAACCAAAAGTGAAGCTTCCCCTAAAGGGTTTTGAGCTTTGCACATGTATTTCCCCTCATCAGTTTTCCTTGCTCCCCTCAGCTCCAAGCTCCCATTTTGATGAACTGTAAAGCGACCTCCCCGATATGGTACTGTGAGTGATACACCATATGGGGACACCCACCAGACCCTTGGTTCAGGTTTACCTTCTACTTTACAATCAAGAAGGACTGTTTGATAAGAAACACCCAAAACCTTTAGAGAACTTTTCCACTTCTTTTCATTGATATAAGGCTCCTGGGGTTCAACTTCAATTTCCATGTTTTTAACATCATCACCAACAGAATTCCTTGCCACGCAGGCATATTTCCCTTCATCGGCTAGAGTCACTTTCTTCAAAACTAATGATCCGTCCTCCATGATCTGAAATTTGTTTGATGAAGCTGGTATTACTTCCTGTCGTGGAGAGATCCATAATATTCTCGGTGTAGGGTCACCTGTGGCCGTACAACTCAGTTGAACTGATTGACCCAGATTTACTGTTACCACCGATGGGGATTTATACCCAATTTTTGGAGCATTGGGTCCCACTTTAATGCTCACTTTTCTCTCATCTTTTCCAAGTTGGTTCTTTGCATAACAAGTGTAGTCACCCTCATCCTTTTTGCCCATTTGCTGTAGAAGTAAAGTTCCATTGCCAAAGATTATGTAACGACGGTTGCGATGGCCACTGTCATCTGACTGAAGAGCGTTGTTAATCAAAGTTCCATCAGGAAGACTCCAGGAAACCTCTGGGTCAGGGAGGCCAGTTGCTACACAGTCCACCTAGGTAGATAATAagaggtaaaaaacaaaacaaaaatcaaaccaGTTTACAGCTTGGTTTTAATAATACTACAGAGTATTATTTCTCACCAGCGTTCAAATGACACTCGACACTGAAACATACCTGAAAATTGTCTCCAAATGTGACACTAGTTTGGGCAGCCCTGACTTGTTCGATTCGTGGAGGGGTCATTAAAACTTTCACCTGGAGTAAGaggaaaacataaatatcaacAATATATTATTGCAATGATAAACTATAGATTAGCATCAGTGGTTCAATTATGTATAAACAAGAGAACTGCAAATTTGTTGTTGTGAATTGTATTGTGTGCTGCACAAAATCATGGCACAGAGTGCATCATGGCTCAAGAAACGTTGGGAAACATCAATGTAATGGATCCACAGTTTATTTAAGAGGAAACCTGCTTCAAAATTTGACGAGGCCAACCTCAAAAAGCTCCTTGTCCTCTCCATTGGGACGTTGAAAGAAACAGACATAATTTCCACCATCCTTCTCTGTTAGCTGAAGAATCCTCAAGGTCCCGTTACGGAAAACCTTTATAGGCCTCTCAGgactaaaaaagaaacaaagaaaaggcACATGGTTAATTTCATTGGCACCATAATTGTGTTAAATTGTCTGAAAGATTTCATAACCATTCGTCTTAAATCAGGAATTTTGATCACCTGTATCGATGCTCCAGGACCATTTTTGAAGGTAGCTGCCAGGTGGTCCCTCTAGTGGATTTAGCAGACTCGGGGCAGTGGAGATAGACCGCTGATCCATACATAGCTGAGACAGTGTGTTGGCGGGATGGCGTAGTATGGCGGTGGACAGGAGGGATTGGAAGAGGGGGAGGTTGTTGGCGGGAGAGGGTGGAGGATTCTGCGGTTACTTCCAGCTGAATAGTTCTCTTGGCAAATCCCACAGTATTAGAGGCCAAACACTCATACCTGTCAAAAGTGACAGCAGCTTAAGATAAATCTTCTGAAAACGTTTGAGAAAAAGTTTTGGCAACTGCAAGACTTTCAGTCAATCCAtagatttgtattattattaatcatttatattgttattatttggtGTGTGTCCTTCACATAATAAGTTCAATACTTAGATGttatcattatttactttgacaTATGTTGGATATGTTGCTGCTAAttctaaaaacaacacatgATCACTGAAATTCAAGGAATGttccaaaataaatgtatatgatAAGAAGTATCGTAATCAAGAGATATTGATCCACTAAATAATGGTGGAACTCCACATTGAAAAGAGGTAAACGGGAGCAACAATATaagaaaaatgtgaactttgtgtgtcattttcagGTCAGTTTTTGCTTCCTACATTTATTCAGTGATGTTCCCTGATTGTCTCACATACCTTCCACTATCATTGGGCAAAACATTCTTCACATACAGCGTTCCATTTGGGAATACAAACAGCCTGCGTCCCACAAACTGTGACGGTTTTACATAGATGCCTGACGGGAGCATCCATCTGAGGGCTGGTTCCGGCTTGCCTTTCACAGAACAGTGAACGAACATACTCGTGCCTGGTGGGACAGGATTTCCTCTCAatatcatatttcatatttacgaTTACTCTTTTTTGCATGTTACAGAGATTTAAATGTCTGTATCATACCTGCTGGAATGTTAACAGTATCTGTTGCTCCTTCACTTATAGATGGAGGCAAAGCAGCCACATGGAGATGATAAGTGATTGTATCTGCACCTGCTGCGTTGCTTGCAATGCATTTGTAGTCACCTTTGCTTGAAAAATTAGCAGAATGGATCTGCAAGGTCCCATTTTGAAGCAGAGACATTGGAGAAAGGGAAGTGTGAATTGTCCCAGTTTCACGAACAAATGTCCTGTCAGGCAGTATCCAGGAAATTTGGGCAGGTGGCTTTCCCGAGGCAAGACATTCAAGAGTCACTGTTTTACCAACGTAGACTGCAATTTCTGTTGACTTAGGCTGTTGAATTTTTGGTGCCTCTGTTTGTACTGCTAAGGTGATGACCATACGGTCTGAACCAAACCTGTTCTGGGCTGTGCAGAGGTACTGTCCTCGGTCCTGAAGCTGGATGTTTCTAAGAACTAAAGTTCCATTGTTGAAGACCTCAAAACGAAGACTATGCTTTGTATTTGCTGGGATTGTCGCACCTGTGGGAAAACACAAATAAGGAACGGAAGCAAAGTATAAACAACATTTCTTGTTTCATGTAAAGCACCTTATTTCTCATGTGGTTTAGTTTCCCTCCATCTACCTTCTCATTTACCTGTGGAGACTTGGGTCCATGCAATGTTGGGTTCAGGATGTCCTGTTGCTTTACAGGGCAGGAACACATCACTCTCTGCCAGCACTGATACACTTGCAGAAGTAATGGTAGTGATGCGGGGTTTACCCCCATCACCTCCACCTCCCAAAAACCATGGGAAAGGAGGGGCAGCAGTTGGACGTAGGGAGCCAATTTTTCCCTCTACAAGTCAGGAGAGAATTGCTGTCATGGCCATTTAATGGTCGGGTATGGTAAGTTTCACTTCCTTCTTAGTACTAACCTCTGACAAGCCACCGACCTCCATGTTGAACATCCAGGGTGCTGAGGTAGCGAGGGAACGGTGTTGGATCAAAACCAGTGAAGGATGAAGAGAATTGCTTAGTGTGGTGTGTGAGCTGAGCAGTGTAAGAGGCAGTGGGAGGGGGTGGTCTCGGGGTGTAAGGTCTATGCAAGTGGAGCAGTTTGGGTTTCGGGGTAAAGAGAGGATGATTATGGTATCTACTGCGAGGTTTTGGCGTCACCATCCTTCCCAGCTGAGTGATGCGATCAAGCTGTGCCTGGAAAAAACCCAAAGTAGTGGATAGGATGAGGAGATTTTGGGCCTCAGTCAGGTGACATATTATTTGTCTGCTGCAGATCTAATGCAGGTGCCTATACTAAACAAACCCACTGGAAAGATCCAATATAATAATTGACATTTTATCCTATAAGTTCAAGCATCCCAACAGTTGAGCATGATTGGTTAACACTGAATTTTTCACCAAGTATATCTTTCAatgcattcattcatccatccacctTAACATACCTGTCTGTATCTGTTTCTCAGCCTTGAAAGAAACAGTTGGTCCCTTATCTGGTTTCTATTATTCCCATGATAATTTGGAAGATTTTGGGCATTAGAGATTCCCAACCTAGAGCTTCCTGATACAGAAATAGTTGGAGTGGGTTTGATTGTTTCTGCTGTGATTTCTGGACGGTTTGTGACTAACAAGCCATGAGCCCATGGGTGGTGAAGACTCCAGGGTAGCTGGGTAGCGGGAGGGTTATGTCCTGGACCGACAAAGAAAACCATGTAAATTCAAAACTTGATCAAACTCATTActtttagaaatgtttttttttttttttttttttttttttaattcatttttgtttacctTGTTGTGCATGTTTAAATGACCTGGATGGATATAGAGGATAGTGGTGATAGGGGTTGTTTTGTGAAGACCAGTGGGAGGTTGGAGGGACTCTGGGAGGCTGGACATGCTTTCCTGGACTCACTTCATTCTTCTTTCCTGTATTTCTATCTTGGTTTCTGCCTGTAACTTTTGAAGTAGTGGCTTGTCCTCGTCCCTGGTTGGTGGAATGCAGCCAGGGGTGAAGAGGCTCCATCACAGGAAAGTTGTGTGTTTCAATTTTCATAGTTggtttatttagtgttttttctgctcttGGTGTCACTTCATCTATCACTCTGCTTCTTGTTAAATGAGGGTTGGAGGGTGAAGTTCTGCCATGGGTTAATCTATGTTGATCTGGAGAAGGCCGAGTGTTGGGTTTTGTTCTGCTTTGGATTGTAAATTTGACATTATTTTGAGTACTGTAACTTGGTGTAACTGGCTTCATTTGTGATTTGTCATTGTTTCTCTTGCTGCTTTCTGTACCTGTTTGAagcttttcctgtttttccaaTGCTGTTATAAGATGACCATTGCTTTTACtggtaaatattttatttttgatgctactttctttactttgtttttcatctGTACGTAAAGTTGAGGTATTATGCATTGGAACTGCAATCAACTTTGGATCTGGTAAATTATAGTTAATCTCTATAGAGGGGGTGAATGTACTCCTGGGATTCGGAGTACTGAGGAGATGCTTCCtgtttacattttctttgaCACCTAAACTTTctctgtttgtgtatttgtattcatCATAATAATCTCCATCatcttttgtctcatattctgCAGAAAGGTTTTCATAGTCCTCCACTGTGGTTGGAATGGGTGTCATTGTTGTAGTGATTAAAGTAGTAgtacttgttgttgttgttgttgtggtagTTGTTGGATACGCAGTTGTTTGGTACTTGTTTGCAGAATTGTAGAAAGGGTTTTTATGTGGAATATTTTTTCTCAGAAATGGTTTTCTTCGTCTGTGATAGGGTCTTCTCCTGTTTGACTGAACTGGAACAAAGTTAGAGGTTCTTTTTCCTTCTCCAGAATTGCTGTTCACAGACTTTTCAGTTGGCAGAGAATATTCAATATCTGGTTTGTTTGTGATGGCTACCAACTTGTCTTCATTACCCACAGCTGTTTGTAGAGATGGAGCCATTGTGTCTGAGATTTTCCACTGATACCCTATCTCCTTTGTGGTAATGGGGTCTAACGTTTTATCAGGGCCAGCAGTGGTAATGTGTGAATAGCTCACTGTCGTTACAATAGTTTTAGTTTCAGAAGTCCAGGGAGTCACAGTATTTGGTTCTTCTAATGACCTTTCTGTTGGCAGAGCTACACTTAAGTCAATGTTAGCTTTAGCCAGTATCTCCTTCCAACGATCTGGATCTACTTCTTTCACAGATATATTAGGTTTCCTTTTTGGATTTTTCAATCGTAACCGCTTTGAACCTgctttcagatttttttcttgtacGTTTTCAGGGAGTTGCGTAGCAAATGGACGCACAATTTCCTGGAAATCTCCACCTGATCCTTCTCCTTCCTCTATTCCAAAGGGCAAAATTGGTTTTTCGGTTTTGGCTTGCCTTTCTACCGCCTTTTCTCCTGTCACTTCTACCACGTGAGATAACATATCTACTCCATACAGATTAGAGGCCAAGCAGCTATACTCTCCTGCGTCTTCTATTGTAAGTTTCCTCACAACTAAAGTCCCATTTTCCATCACTTCTGCTcgtcttgttttttgtgtgggGAGAAGTACTTTGTTTTTTGGTAGGTACCACACAGTTTGACTGGGCTGAACTGAATTTACTT
The genomic region above belongs to Gouania willdenowi chromosome 10, fGouWil2.1, whole genome shotgun sequence and contains:
- the LOC114470951 gene encoding matrix-remodeling-associated protein 5 isoform X1, which gives rise to MALGWCSKIICNFTAPWFPLLFSVLLWQMAVPVHAVPSCPRSCSCPAINEVHCTFRHLFTIPKTFPKDTEKLNLGYNSLTEVEGSEFRSLRQLEMLMLHGNDISTIHPGAFYSLRSLQILKLSYNKLTSVNPGVFEGLVGLIRLHLDHNLIDFIEPYSFSGLSSLKLLQLEGNLLKEIHPHTFITVSLLGSFWTSGLKHLHISDNLLEQLPTAALQTTPRLELLSLHGNPWTCDCQLQWLVKWSVTHEGVIKCKKERGSSEICPQCSLPKHLNGSHLLELTPEKLTCERPVLRSPLKQFDSPLWTEGEAELDLPYTRDFEKPLGHVTIVLSDSHGNNAHVACDVRHPEESVPITWTVNPQLPAELTVNVTLVTALECEIDREMLQNLWQLVAYYYESPAVLERGQKEGNSSQVTYQYAQAVNENSPYFTELKGYLVGEPSWLLQPRVKLRLNRQQTTTKKLVMDFTTYITKNINSHKAQVDDNDLASSWAMISRGSPGRVQIALEGSKVYLQCTIITSDPRVKIEWMLPDLSLVESASKKLEISEKGELVISNVTLSDSGLYHCLIRTKVGIDLLPLRLTIKERLLGPKAFNGQEVVAEKGNSFSLPCEVNSVQPSQTVWYLPKNKVLLPTQKTRRAEVMENGTLVVRKLTIEDAGEYSCLASNLYGVDMLSHVVEVTGEKAVERQAKTEKPILPFGIEEGEGSGGDFQEIVRPFATQLPENVQEKNLKAGSKRLRLKNPKRKPNISVKEVDPDRWKEILAKANIDLSVALPTERSLEEPNTVTPWTSETKTIVTTVSYSHITTAGPDKTLDPITTKEIGYQWKISDTMAPSLQTAVGNEDKLVAITNKPDIEYSLPTEKSVNSNSGEGKRTSNFVPVQSNRRRPYHRRRKPFLRKNIPHKNPFYNSANKYQTTAYPTTTTTTTTTSTTTLITTTMTPIPTTVEDYENLSAEYETKDDGDYYDEYKYTNRESLGVKENVNRKHLLSTPNPRSTFTPSIEINYNLPDPKLIAVPMHNTSTLRTDEKQSKESSIKNKIFTSKSNGHLITALEKQEKLQTGTESSKRNNDKSQMKPVTPSYSTQNNVKFTIQSRTKPNTRPSPDQHRLTHGRTSPSNPHLTRSRVIDEVTPRAEKTLNKPTMKIETHNFPVMEPLHPWLHSTNQGRGQATTSKVTGRNQDRNTGKKNEVSPGKHVQPPRVPPTSHWSSQNNPYHHYPLYPSRSFKHAQQGHNPPATQLPWSLHHPWAHGLLVTNRPEITAETIKPTPTISVSGSSRLGISNAQNLPNYHGNNRNQIRDQLFLSRLRNRYRQAQLDRITQLGRMVTPKPRSRYHNHPLFTPKPKLLHLHRPYTPRPPPPTASYTAQLTHHTKQFSSSFTGFDPTPFPRYLSTLDVQHGGRWLVREGKIGSLRPTAAPPFPWFLGGGGDGGKPRITTITSASVSVLAESDVFLPCKATGHPEPNIAWTQVSTGATIPANTKHSLRFEVFNNGTLVLRNIQLQDRGQYLCTAQNRFGSDRMVITLAVQTEAPKIQQPKSTEIAVYVGKTVTLECLASGKPPAQISWILPDRTFVRETGTIHTSLSPMSLLQNGTLQIHSANFSSKGDYKCIASNAAGADTITYHLHVAALPPSISEGATDTVNIPAGTSMFVHCSVKGKPEPALRWMLPSGIYVKPSQFVGRRLFVFPNGTLYVKNVLPNDSGRYECLASNTVGFAKRTIQLEVTAESSTLSRQQPPPLPIPPVHRHTTPSRQHTVSAMYGSAVYLHCPESAKSTRGTTWQLPSKMVLEHRYSPERPIKVFRNGTLRILQLTEKDGGNYVCFFQRPNGEDKELFEVKVLMTPPRIEQVRAAQTSVTFGDNFQVDCVATGLPDPEVSWSLPDGTLINNALQSDDSGHRNRRYIIFGNGTLLLQQMGKKDEGDYTCYAKNQLGKDERKVSIKVGPNAPKIGYKSPSVVTVNLGQSVQLSCTATGDPTPRILWISPRQEVIPASSNKFQIMEDGSLVLKKVTLADEGKYACVARNSVGDDVKNMEIEVEPQEPYINEKKWKSSLKVLGVSYQTVLLDCKVEGKPEPRVWWVSPYGVSLTVPYRGGRFTVHQNGSLELRGARKTDEGKYMCKAQNPLGEASLLVELQVASIAEKPIFAVPNIEIIPIKQDGKEMLLECTARGKPNPELSWVLPNGTILLPGVRLQRFRHHFGNGTLQISQPAPADKGVYRCIARNVAGQAGKQYALEAGRKPVIRGSTGGMKITFGLNINLPCNVDGWPQASITWTLPNGVVLDKPQTIGRISFFANGTLHLRQIATFDKGTYTCKASNPFGSSILTYPVSVMVFPPRITSTLPPITRVNRGSTVTIKCVATGIPKPDISWTLPGRTTLVPNNRYTAQGGIHMTGEGNLIIQNPVLMNSGIYKCNAKNALGTDFKSTYLQVF
- the LOC114470951 gene encoding matrix-remodeling-associated protein 5 isoform X2 → MALGWCSKIICNFTAPWFPLLFSVLLWQMAVPVHAVPSCPRSCSCPAINEVHCTFRHLFTIPKTFPKDTEKLNLGYNSLTEVEGSEFRSLRQLEMLMLHGNDISTIHPGAFYSLRSLQILKLSYNKLTSVNPGVFEGLVGLIRLHLDHNLIDFIEPYSFSGLSSLKLLQLEGNLLKEIHPHTFITVSLLGSFWTSGLKHLHISDNLLEQLPTAALQTTPRLELLSLHGNPWTCDCQLQWLVKWSVTHEGVIKCKKERGSSEICPQCSLPKHLNGSHLLELTPEKLTCERPVLRSPLKQFDSPLWTEGEAELDLPYTRDFEKPLGHVTIVLSDSHGNNAHVACDVRHPEESVPITWTVNPQLPAELTVNVTLVTALECEIDREMLQNLWQLVAYYYESPAVLERGQKEGNSSQVTYQYAQAVNENSPYFTELKGYLVGEPSWLLQPRVKLRLNRQQTTTKKLVMDFTTYITKNINSHKAQVDDNDLASSWAMISRGSPGRVQIALEGSKVYLQCTIITSDPRVKIEWMLPDLSLVESASKKLEISEKGELVISNVTLSDSGLYHCLIRTKVGIDLLPLRLTIKERLLGPKAFNGQEVVAEKGNSFSLPCEVNSVQPSQTVWYLPKNKVLLPTQKTRRAEVMENGTLVVRKLTIEDAGEYSCLASNLYGVDMLSHVVEVTGEKAVERQAKTEKPILPFGIEEGEGSGGDFQEIVRPFATQLPENVQEKNLKAGSKRLRLKNPKRKPNISVKEVDPDRWKEILAKANIDLSVALPTERSLEEPNTVTPWTSETKTIVTTVSYSHITTAGPDKTLDPITTKEIGYQWKISDTMAPSLQTAVGNEDKLVAITNKPDIEYSLPTEKSVNSNSGEGKRTSNFVPVQSNRRRPYHRRRKPFLRKNIPHKNPFYNSANKYQTTAYPTTTTTTTTTSTTTLITTTMTPIPTTVEDYENLSAEYETKDDGDYYDEYKYTNRESLGVKENVNRKHLLSTPNPRSTFTPSIEINYNLPDPKLIAVPMHNTSTLRTDEKQSKESSIKNKIFTSKSNGHLITALEKQEKLQTGTESSKRNNDKSQMKPVTPSYSTQNNVKFTIQSRTKPNTRPSPDQHRLTHGRTSPSNPHLTRSRVIDEVTPRAEKTLNKPTMKIETHNFPVMEPLHPWLHSTNQGRGQATTSKVTGRNQDRNTGKKNEVSPGKHVQPPRVPPTSHWSSQNNPYHHYPLYPSRSFKHAQQGHNPPATQLPWSLHHPWAHGLLVTNRPEITAETIKPTPTISVSGSSRLGISNAQNLPNYHGNNRNQIRDQLFLSRLRNRYRQAQLDRITQLGRMVTPKPRSRYHNHPLFTPKPKLLHLHRPYTPRPPPPTASYTAQLTHHTKQFSSSFTGFDPTPFPRYLSTLDVQHGGRWLVREGKIGSLRPTAAPPFPWFLGGGGDGGKPRITTITSASVSVLAESDVFLPCKATGHPEPNIAWTQVSTGATIPANTKHSLRFEVFNNGTLVLRNIQLQDRGQYLCTAQNRFGSDRMVITLAVQTEAPKIQQPKSTEIAVYVGKTVTLECLASGKPPAQISWILPDRTFVRETGTIHTSLSPMSLLQNGTLQIHSANFSSKGDYKCIASNAAGADTITYHLHVAALPPSISEGATDTVNIPAGTSMFVHCSVKGKPEPALRWMLPSGIYVKPSQFVGRRLFVFPNGTLYECLASNTVGFAKRTIQLEVTAESSTLSRQQPPPLPIPPVHRHTTPSRQHTVSAMYGSAVYLHCPESAKSTRGTTWQLPSKMVLEHRYSPERPIKVFRNGTLRILQLTEKDGGNYVCFFQRPNGEDKELFEVKVLMTPPRIEQVRAAQTSVTFGDNFQVDCVATGLPDPEVSWSLPDGTLINNALQSDDSGHRNRRYIIFGNGTLLLQQMGKKDEGDYTCYAKNQLGKDERKVSIKVGPNAPKIGYKSPSVVTVNLGQSVQLSCTATGDPTPRILWISPRQEVIPASSNKFQIMEDGSLVLKKVTLADEGKYACVARNSVGDDVKNMEIEVEPQEPYINEKKWKSSLKVLGVSYQTVLLDCKVEGKPEPRVWWVSPYGVSLTVPYRGGRFTVHQNGSLELRGARKTDEGKYMCKAQNPLGEASLLVELQVASIAEKPIFAVPNIEIIPIKQDGKEMLLECTARGKPNPELSWVLPNGTILLPGVRLQRFRHHFGNGTLQISQPAPADKGVYRCIARNVAGQAGKQYALEAGRKPVIRGSTGGMKITFGLNINLPCNVDGWPQASITWTLPNGVVLDKPQTIGRISFFANGTLHLRQIATFDKGTYTCKASNPFGSSILTYPVSVMVFPPRITSTLPPITRVNRGSTVTIKCVATGIPKPDISWTLPGRTTLVPNNRYTAQGGIHMTGEGNLIIQNPVLMNSGIYKCNAKNALGTDFKSTYLQVF